In Candidatus Cloacimonadota bacterium, the following are encoded in one genomic region:
- a CDS encoding sigma-54-dependent Fis family transcriptional regulator: MKRLEKKILIIDDDPSVVTLIKYHLEKEHYRIESAETGEKGLKLINEYIPDLVFQDVRLPGISGVKLLEKIKSESPHLPVILITAYGGVKLAVESIKKGAFDFLTKPINGEELKISVRNALMTSNLQQEVKSLQSRLDNRYDFSNVIGQSNAIKHIIKQVKIVAPTQLTVVLQGDSGTGKELFANLIHQNSPRKNFPFIAVDCGAIPDTLMESELFGYEKGAFTGAVSRKEGEFELANGGTLFLDEITNLPTSAQAKLLRVLQEKKVRKIGGTKSIDIDVRIIAATNLNLSDAVRSGNFREDLFHRFNEFSMHLPTLNERKDDIPLLADYFINEANKELHKNILGLSPNAVKRLLEYQYPGNVRELKNMMRRAVLMSDSEYIDVENIMFNSSECDKKSDFQADVENGLSPKEIAQKMKKQIESEMIKKVLKETGGNKTRAAKILKMTRMTLYSKIKEYEL, translated from the coding sequence ATGAAAAGATTAGAAAAAAAAATACTGATCATCGATGATGATCCTTCTGTCGTAACTTTGATCAAATATCACTTGGAGAAAGAGCATTATAGAATTGAATCCGCAGAAACAGGAGAAAAAGGATTAAAACTTATCAATGAATATATTCCTGACCTTGTTTTCCAGGATGTCAGGTTACCCGGGATCAGCGGAGTTAAACTTCTCGAGAAAATCAAATCAGAGAGTCCTCATCTTCCAGTAATTTTGATAACTGCCTACGGGGGAGTAAAATTAGCAGTCGAATCAATCAAAAAAGGTGCATTTGATTTCCTGACAAAACCGATCAATGGGGAAGAGCTGAAGATTTCCGTGAGGAATGCTTTGATGACCTCTAATCTTCAGCAGGAAGTAAAGTCATTACAATCGAGATTGGATAACAGATATGATTTTTCCAATGTGATCGGTCAGAGCAATGCGATTAAACATATTATCAAACAGGTCAAGATCGTTGCTCCGACTCAATTGACGGTTGTTCTTCAAGGTGATAGCGGTACTGGAAAAGAACTTTTTGCCAACCTGATCCATCAGAATAGTCCTCGCAAAAATTTTCCCTTTATTGCAGTCGATTGCGGAGCTATTCCGGATACACTTATGGAAAGTGAATTATTCGGATATGAAAAAGGAGCTTTTACCGGAGCGGTTTCCCGCAAAGAAGGTGAATTCGAACTGGCAAACGGAGGGACTCTTTTCCTCGATGAGATCACGAATCTTCCGACTTCTGCTCAAGCAAAACTCCTACGCGTTCTGCAGGAAAAAAAGGTGCGTAAGATCGGCGGGACAAAATCTATTGATATCGATGTCAGGATAATTGCAGCCACGAACCTGAATCTCTCCGATGCTGTTCGTTCGGGAAATTTCAGGGAAGACCTTTTTCACAGGTTCAATGAGTTCTCGATGCATCTTCCGACCTTAAATGAAAGAAAAGATGATATTCCTTTATTGGCAGATTATTTTATCAATGAAGCTAATAAAGAACTCCATAAAAATATTCTCGGATTATCTCCGAATGCAGTAAAAAGATTATTAGAATACCAGTATCCGGGAAATGTTCGGGAACTGAAAAATATGATGAGAAGAGCTGTTCTCATGTCTGATTCCGAATATATAGATGTAGAAAATATCATGTTCAATTCATCTGAATGCGATAAAAAGAGCGATTTTCAGGCGGATGTTGAAAATGGTCTGTCACCTAAAGAAATTGCCCAGAAAATGAAAAAACAGATCGAATCCGAAATGATAAAGAAAGTTTTGAAGGAAACAGGGGGAAATAAGACCAGAGCAGCTAAAATCCTGAAAATGACCAGGATGACATTATATTCGAAGATCAAGGAATATGAGCTGTAA
- a CDS encoding response regulator codes for MAKILIIDDDINIKSLLEYNLKKAGYKVFSVDNGRSALEHIDNFLPELILTDLDMPEMSGYKLIEKMNTNKKTRDIPIIIISCKSEHEDIKKGLKLGAKEYIVKPFDPNKLVKKIGEILKNEKIRKKNTDHR; via the coding sequence ATGGCAAAGATCCTGATCATTGATGATGATATCAATATCAAAAGCCTGCTCGAATATAACCTGAAAAAAGCAGGTTATAAGGTCTTTTCAGTTGATAATGGACGATCAGCATTAGAACATATCGATAATTTTCTGCCGGAATTAATTTTAACAGATCTGGACATGCCTGAAATGAGCGGATATAAACTGATCGAAAAAATGAATACAAATAAAAAAACAAGAGATATACCCATAATTATCATTTCTTGTAAAAGTGAGCACGAAGATATAAAAAAAGGATTAAAATTAGGAGCAAAGGAGTATATTGTAAAACCGTTTGATCCTAATAAACTGGTGAAAAAAATTGGAGAAATTCTAAAAAATGAAAAGATTAGAAAAAAAAATACTGATCATCGATGA